In one Molothrus ater isolate BHLD 08-10-18 breed brown headed cowbird chromosome 6, BPBGC_Mater_1.1, whole genome shotgun sequence genomic region, the following are encoded:
- the LOC118687295 gene encoding membrane-spanning 4-domains subfamily A member 12-like: MQGMGSLRLGSRAVMYTAETLPKGKNRVMGTIQIMTGFLHIGFGIVLTTLTNVYTSVFVIGEIPFLGGVSFIISGCLSIGAEKSPTECAVKGSQTMNVISAIFALLGIVAFIVDLNLNGLYRSSFNYYSYLVLLAGNGISIVLLIFTILEFCIAVATANFWCRATRLSSNEAMLIVPSATRVDLAVPPAELPQPPSYSELAAPEV, from the exons ATGCAGGGCATGGGGAGCCTCCGGCTGGGCAGCCGCGCCGTCATGTACACGGCGGAGACCCTGCCCAAGGGCAAGAACCGCGTCATGGGG ACCATCCAGATTATGACGGGATTCCTGCACATCGGCTTCGGGATCGTCCTGACCACGCTCACCAATGTCTACACCTCTGTCTTCGTCATCGGAGAGATCCCTTTCCTGGGCGGCGTGTCG TTCATCATCTCCGGGTGCCTCTCCATCGGCGCCGAGAAGAGCCCCACGGAATGCGCA GTGAAGGGCAGCCAGACCATGAACGTCATCAGTGCCATCTTTGCCCTCCTGGGAATCGTGGCCTTCATTGTGGACCTCAACCTCAACGGGCTCTACCGCTCCAGCTTCAACTACTACAGCTATCTCGTCCTG CTCGCAGGGAATGGGATTTCCATCGTGCTGCTCATCTTCACCATCCTGGAATTCTGCATCGCCGTGGCCACCGCCAACTTCTGGTGCCGGGCCACCCGCCTCAGCTCCAACGAG GCCATGCTGATcgtccccagtgccacccgtGTGGATCTGGCCGTGCCACCGGCGGAGCTGCCTCAGCCTCCCAGCTACAGCGAG ctggctgctcctgaAGTCTGA
- the MRPL16 gene encoding 39S ribosomal protein L16, mitochondrial, whose product MAAPLRHFRRVPAMWRWRLPGLLRAGGGPGGVAVPWAGLKKWTLPPDYSGITIPEKPKLKFMDKVPAVPKVRREPRRLRDIRGPSQVATDFTQGQYGILALGGGYLHWGHFEMIRLTIGRSIDPKSMFAVWRVPAPYKSVTRKSLGHRMGGGKGPIDRYVTAVKSGRLVVEVGGRCEFGEVRPFLDRVAQKLPFPAVAVSRESLQEMRREEEQRRLDNQNPWTFERVVTSNMLGMRKYLSPYDLRLKGRYWGKFFLKHRV is encoded by the exons ATGGCGGCGCCCTTGCGGCACTTCCGGCGTGTCCCGGCGATGTGGCGATggcggctcccggggctgctgcgGGCCGGGGGAG GTCCCGGCGGCGTCGCGGTTCCCTGGGCGGGGCTGAAGAAGTGGACGCTGCCCCCGGATTACAGCG GGATCACCATCCCTGAGAAGCCGAAGCTGAAGTTCATGGACAAGGTGCCGGCGGTTCCCAAGGTCCGGCGGGAGCCGCGGCGGCTCCGTGACATCCGCGGCCCGTCCCAGGTGGCCACCGACTTCACTCAGGGGCAGTACGGGATCCTG GCTTTGGGCGGGGGGTACCTGCACTGGGGCCACTTCGAGATGATCCGCCTGACCATCGGGCGCAGCATCGATCCCAAATCCATGTTCGCCGTGTGGCGAGTGCCCGCCCCCTACAAGTCGGTGACGAGGAAAAGCCTGGGGCACCGGATGGGCGGCGGGAAGGGCCCTATCGACCGCTACGTGACGGCGGTGAAGAGCGGCAGGCTGGTGGTGGAGGTGGGCGGGCGCTGCGAGTTCGGGGAGGTGCGGCCCTTCCTCGACCGCGTGGCCCAGAAATTGCCCTTCCCGGCGGTGGCCGTCAGCCGGGAGAGCCTCCAGGAGATGCGgcgggaggaggagcagaggaggctggaCAACCAAAACCCCTGGACTTTCGAGCGTGTGGTGACCTCCAATATGTTGGGGATGAGGAAGTACCTGAGCCCCTACGACCTGCGGCTCAAGGGACGCTACTGGGGCAAGTTTTTCCTGAAGCACAGGGTGTGA